The following are from one region of the Corylus avellana chromosome ca1, CavTom2PMs-1.0 genome:
- the LOC132167993 gene encoding pathogenesis-related thaumatin-like protein 3.5 gives WCSFDESGKGTSFMGDCGGQLQCAGAGGAPPTTLVEFTLDSPVDYYDVSLVDGYNMCVSIVPSGGSGPNCKQISCLSDLNKHCPNGLQVRRNGHVVACKSACLAFNTPKYCCTGAYGSPQTCKPSSYAEVFKASCPTAYSYAYDDPTSTFTCEGADYLISFC, from the coding sequence TGGTGTTCGTTTGATGAGTCCGGTAAGGGGACATCCTTCATGGGAGACTGCGGCGGCCAGCTGCAATGTGCAGGGGCTGGCGGTGCACCGCCTACAACCCTCGTAGAGTTTACCCTAGATAGTCCAGTGGATTACTACGATGTTAGCCTAGTTGACGGCTACAACATGTGTGTTTCGATAGTCCCTTCGGGTGGATCAGGTCCTAATTGTAAGCAGATAAGTTGTCTTTCGGACTTGAACAAACATTGCCCTAATGGCTTGCAAGTAAGGAGGAATGGTCATGTTGTGGCCTGCAAAAGTGCTTGCTTAGCGTTTAATACGCCCAAATATTGCTGCACAGGAGCCTATGGCAGCCCTCAGACGTGCAAGCCTTCAAGTTATGCGGAGGTGTTCAAGGCTTCTTGCCCTACAGCTTATAGCTATGCCTATGATGATCCCACAAGCACTTTCACATGCGAAGGAGCTGATTATTTGATTAGCTTTTGTTAA
- the LOC132163735 gene encoding cytochrome P450 705A20-like: MTVITQYLLLIFFCFLLPALLLILFFNKPTTTGRRSRPPSPPALPIIGHLHLVGGFFHKSLQNLATQYGSIFYIRLGFSDCIVVSSAAMANEIFKTHDLDFAQHPKITFADELPYARCGFFSAPYGDYYRFIKKLCMTELLSPRQLERSRVVRDEELGRFLRGLVESGKKKEVVNVGAELMKLTNNTICTMAMSTRCSEKGDDADRIRGYLKIAYEIGSKGTGLIGDALGPLSRLVFWLYRKETMDYFQGVDELLERMLKEHEDQIGKRENEDLMDILLKVYRDDKAEAKIMSRTHLKAFLYDIFVGASGTLAEAIVWVMAELINHPNVFQKLREEIRSVVGSTRLVEESDVASLPYLQAVVKETLRLYPPLPVTTRECRQSCQIEGYDIPQKTAVGINLYAIMRDPEIWDNPNEFLPERFMVSDDTQHKNMEHKQDHGIETFLTFGAGRRGCPGSRLGLIMMHLTVAAMVQCFDWKFCGDEHNGKINMEVGKGLFIHLAQPLTCLPVLHFNPFAASI, from the exons ATGACTGTCATCACCCAATATCTCTTACTGATTTTCTTCTGTTTCCTCTTGCCTGCACTCCTACTGATATTGTTTTTCAACAAGCCAACAACAACCGGCCGGCGCAGCCGCCCTCCGAGCCCGCCTGCCCTCCCAATCATCGGCCACCTTCACCTCGTCGGAGGCTTCTTTCACAAATCCTTGCAAAACCTCGCCACCCAATACGGCTCTATCTTCTATATCCGACTTGGTTTTTCCGACTGCATCGTCGTTTCGTCAGCCGCCATGGCCAACGAGATATTCAAAACCCACGATCTTGATTTCGCGCAGCACCCCAAGATAACTTTTGCCGACGAATTGCCCTACGCCAGGTGCGGATTCTTCAGCGCCCCATATGGTGATTATTATCGGTTCATCAAAAAACTCTGCATGACGGAGCTGCTCTCGCCCAGACAGCTTGAGCGGTCGCGGGTTGTCCGAGATGAAGAGCTCGGCCGGTTTTTGCGAGGATTGGTTGAGAGTGGTAAGAAAAAAGAGGTTGTGAACGTGGGTGCTGAGCTCATGAAGCTCACAAACAATACTATATGCACGATGGCGATGAGCACAAGGTGTTCGGAGAAAGGTGATGATGCTGACAGGATCAGGGGGTACCTGAAAATCGCCTATGAGATTGGTTCCAAGGGGACGGGGCTTATTGGGGATGCGTTGGGGCCGCTGAGTAGATTGGTTTTTTGGCTGTATAGAAAGGAGACCATGGATTATTTCCAGGGGGTTGATGAGCTTCTGGAAAGAATGTTGAAGGAGCATGAAGATCAGATtgggaagagagagaatgaagatTTGATGGATATATTATTGAAGGTGTACCGAGATGATAAGGCTGAAGCCAAGATCATGAGCAGAACCCATCTCAAGGCTTTTTTGTAT GATATTTTCGTGGGAGCCTCTGGTACCTTAGCAGAGGCGATCGTATGGGTAATGGCTGAGCTCATCAACCATCCAAATGTATTCCAGAAGCTGAGAGAAGAGATAAGATCGGTTGTTGGCAGCACTAGACTGGTTGAGGAATCTGATGTCGCAAGTCTCCCCTACTTGCAAGCAGTTGTAAAAGAAACACTAAGACTATATCCGCCATTACCTGTGACAACAAGAGAGTGCCGCCAAAGCTGTCAAATAGAAGGCTATGACATCCCCCAAAAAACTGCGGTGGGAATCAATCTGTATGCCATAATGAGAGATCCAGAGATATGGGACAACCCAAATGAGTTCTTGCCAGAGAGGTTCATGGTTTCTGACGACACACAACACAAAAACATGGAACATAAACAAGATCATGGCATAG aaacttttcttacttttggTGCGGGGAGGAGAGGCTGCCCTGGCTCAAGGCTGGGGTTGATTATGATGCATTTGACAGTTGCAGCCATGGTTCAATGCTTCGATTGGAAGTTTTGTGGAGATGAACACAACGGTAAGATTAATATGGAAGTTGGGAAAGGCCTTTTTATACACTTGGCTCAACCACTTACATGTCTTCCGGTTCTCCACTTCAACCCCTTTGCTGCTTCCATCTAA